A genomic window from Serratia liquefaciens includes:
- the purL gene encoding phosphoribosylformylglycinamidine synthase has protein sequence MEILRGSPALSAFRVTKLLSRCQDAQLPVSDIYAEYVHFADVSAPLTAEEHGKLTRLLKYGPSLAEHAPEGRLLLVTPRPGTISPWSSKATDIAHNCGLKQVVRLERGLAFYVKAPTLTEAQWQQLAALLHDRMMETVFSSLQQAEQLFAQHQPAPYQAIDMLGEGRSALEQANLKLGLALAEDEIDYLLNAFTGLGRNPTDIELYMFAQANSEHCRHKIFNADWIIDGEQQPKSLFKMIKNTFEQTPDYVLSAYKDNAAVMEGSQVGRFFAAPQSGQYDYHQEEAHILMKVETHNHPTAISPWPGAATGSGGEIRDEGATGRGAKPKAGLVGFSVSNLRIPGFEQPWEQDFGKPDRIVTALDIMTDGPLGGAAFNNEFGRPALVGYFRTYEEQVNSHNGVELRGYHKPIMLAGGIGNIRADHVQKGEITVGAKLVVLGGPAMNIGLGGGAASSMASGQSDADLDFASVQRDNPEMERRCQEVIDRCWQLGEQNPILFIHDVGAGGLSNAMPELVSDGGRGGRFELRDILNDEPGMSPLEVWCNESQERYVMAIAPAQMAQFDEICRRERAPYAVIGEATEEQHLTLNDSHFDNQPIDMPLDVLLGKTPKMTRDVTRLQAKGQPVQRDNITLADAVKRVLHLPAVAEKTFLITIGDRTVTGMVARDQMVGPWQIPVADCAVTTASLDSYYGEAMSIGERAPVALLDFAASGRLAVGEALTNLAATEIGSLKRVKLSANWMAAAGHPGEDAGLYEAVKAVGEELCPALGITIPVGKDSMSMKTRWQEGNEQREMTSPLSLVITGFARVEDVRHTVTPQLRTDKGDTALLLIDLGNGHNALGATALAQVYRQLGDKPADVRNVEQLAGFFNAMQKLVADRALLAYHDRSDGGLLVTLAEMAFAGHCGVQVDIQGLGDDALAALFNEELGAVIQVTADRLEAVQQAFAQHGLTDNVHHIGSVQAGDRFVITQGDKPVYSESRATLRTWWAETTWQMQRLRDNPECADQEHQAKQDERDPGLNVKLSFAPEEDIAAPYIAKGARPKVAVLREQGVNSHVEMAAAFHRAGFDAVDVHMSDLLEGRRDLQDFHTLVACGGFSYGDVLGAGEGWAKSILFNDRVRDEFESFFHRPQTLALGVCNGCQMMSNLRDLIPGAEHWPRFVRNLSDRFEARFSLVEVAASPSLFMQGMAGSRMPIAVSHGEGHVEVRDAAHLAALEHHGLVALRFVDNAGQVTESYPANPNGSPNGITAVTSANGRATVMMPHPERVFRTVSNSWHPEEWGEDSPWMRMFRNARKQLG, from the coding sequence ATGGAAATACTGCGTGGTTCGCCCGCTTTGTCGGCTTTTCGTGTTACCAAACTGTTGTCCCGCTGCCAGGACGCCCAACTTCCGGTCAGTGATATCTACGCCGAGTACGTCCACTTTGCCGATGTTAGCGCACCGCTCACTGCCGAAGAACACGGCAAGCTCACGCGCCTGCTCAAGTACGGTCCCTCTCTCGCCGAACATGCCCCTGAAGGTCGCCTGCTGTTGGTGACACCGCGTCCGGGCACCATTTCTCCCTGGTCTTCCAAAGCTACCGATATCGCCCATAACTGCGGTTTGAAGCAGGTGGTGCGGTTGGAGCGCGGTCTGGCGTTTTACGTCAAGGCACCGACGCTGACTGAGGCACAGTGGCAACAGCTTGCCGCATTGCTGCACGACCGGATGATGGAAACCGTCTTCAGCAGCTTGCAACAGGCAGAGCAGCTGTTTGCTCAGCATCAGCCGGCGCCTTATCAGGCGATCGATATGCTGGGGGAAGGGCGCAGCGCGCTGGAACAGGCCAACCTCAAGCTGGGTCTGGCGCTGGCCGAAGACGAAATCGACTATCTGCTGAATGCCTTTACCGGGCTGGGGCGCAACCCGACGGATATCGAACTCTATATGTTCGCGCAGGCCAACTCGGAGCACTGCCGGCATAAAATTTTCAACGCCGATTGGATCATCGACGGCGAACAGCAGCCGAAGTCGCTGTTCAAAATGATCAAAAATACGTTCGAGCAGACGCCGGATTACGTGCTGTCGGCTTATAAAGACAATGCCGCCGTGATGGAAGGTTCGCAGGTCGGCCGTTTCTTCGCTGCGCCGCAAAGCGGTCAGTATGACTATCATCAGGAAGAGGCCCATATCCTGATGAAGGTGGAAACCCATAACCACCCGACGGCGATCTCCCCGTGGCCGGGTGCCGCTACCGGTTCCGGTGGCGAGATCCGCGACGAAGGTGCTACAGGTCGCGGTGCCAAACCCAAGGCCGGCCTGGTGGGCTTCTCGGTTTCCAACCTGCGCATTCCCGGCTTCGAGCAGCCCTGGGAGCAGGATTTTGGCAAACCGGATCGCATCGTAACCGCACTGGACATCATGACCGACGGCCCACTGGGTGGCGCAGCGTTCAATAACGAATTCGGCCGTCCGGCGTTGGTGGGATACTTCCGTACCTATGAAGAACAGGTCAACAGCCATAACGGCGTCGAACTGCGCGGTTATCACAAACCGATCATGCTGGCGGGCGGTATCGGCAACATCCGCGCCGACCACGTGCAAAAAGGCGAAATCACCGTCGGCGCCAAACTGGTGGTGCTGGGTGGCCCGGCGATGAACATCGGTCTGGGCGGCGGCGCAGCCTCTTCTATGGCCTCCGGCCAGTCCGACGCCGATCTGGATTTTGCCTCGGTACAGCGCGACAACCCGGAAATGGAGCGTCGCTGCCAGGAAGTGATCGACCGCTGCTGGCAGTTGGGCGAACAGAACCCGATTCTGTTTATCCACGATGTGGGGGCGGGCGGTTTGTCTAACGCCATGCCAGAGCTGGTTAGCGACGGTGGCCGCGGTGGCCGTTTCGAACTGCGCGATATCCTTAACGACGAACCGGGCATGAGCCCGCTGGAAGTCTGGTGCAATGAATCGCAGGAACGCTATGTGATGGCGATTGCCCCGGCGCAGATGGCGCAGTTCGACGAGATTTGTCGCCGTGAGCGTGCCCCTTATGCGGTGATCGGCGAAGCCACCGAAGAACAGCATTTGACGCTGAACGACAGCCATTTCGACAACCAGCCGATCGACATGCCGTTGGACGTGCTGCTGGGCAAAACGCCGAAGATGACGCGTGACGTGACCCGCCTGCAGGCTAAAGGCCAGCCGGTACAGCGCGACAACATTACTTTGGCCGATGCGGTAAAACGTGTTCTGCACCTGCCGGCAGTTGCCGAGAAAACCTTCCTGATCACCATCGGCGACCGTACCGTGACCGGTATGGTGGCACGCGATCAGATGGTCGGGCCATGGCAGATCCCGGTAGCCGACTGCGCGGTCACGACGGCCAGCCTGGACAGTTACTATGGTGAAGCGATGTCGATCGGCGAACGTGCGCCGGTTGCCCTGCTGGACTTCGCCGCTTCCGGCCGTCTGGCGGTGGGGGAAGCGCTGACCAACCTGGCGGCAACCGAGATCGGTTCGCTCAAGCGCGTCAAGCTTTCCGCTAACTGGATGGCGGCAGCCGGGCACCCGGGTGAAGATGCCGGCCTGTATGAAGCGGTAAAAGCGGTGGGCGAAGAGCTTTGTCCGGCGCTGGGCATCACCATTCCGGTGGGCAAAGACTCCATGTCGATGAAAACCCGCTGGCAGGAAGGCAACGAGCAGCGCGAAATGACCTCACCGCTGTCGCTGGTGATCACCGGTTTTGCCCGCGTCGAAGATGTGCGCCACACCGTAACGCCGCAGCTGCGCACCGACAAGGGCGACACGGCATTGCTGTTGATCGACCTGGGTAACGGCCATAACGCGCTGGGTGCCACTGCGTTGGCGCAGGTTTACCGCCAACTGGGCGACAAACCGGCCGATGTGCGTAACGTTGAGCAATTGGCGGGCTTCTTCAACGCGATGCAAAAATTGGTGGCCGATCGTGCGTTGCTGGCTTATCACGACCGTTCCGACGGCGGCCTGTTGGTGACGCTGGCGGAAATGGCGTTTGCCGGTCACTGCGGTGTGCAGGTGGATATTCAAGGGTTGGGCGACGATGCGTTGGCTGCGCTGTTCAACGAAGAGTTGGGCGCTGTGATCCAGGTAACGGCCGATCGGCTTGAAGCGGTACAACAGGCGTTTGCTCAGCATGGCCTGACGGACAATGTGCACCACATCGGCAGCGTACAGGCTGGCGATCGCTTTGTGATTACCCAAGGCGACAAACCGGTGTACAGCGAAAGCCGTGCTACGTTACGCACCTGGTGGGCGGAAACGACCTGGCAGATGCAGCGCCTGCGCGATAACCCTGAATGTGCCGATCAGGAGCACCAGGCCAAGCAGGACGAGCGCGATCCTGGCCTGAACGTCAAACTGAGCTTTGCACCGGAAGAAGATATTGCGGCACCTTATATTGCCAAGGGCGCACGCCCTAAAGTGGCGGTGCTGCGGGAGCAGGGCGTTAACTCCCACGTTGAGATGGCGGCGGCATTCCACCGCGCCGGTTTCGATGCGGTAGACGTGCACATGAGCGATTTGCTCGAAGGGCGCCGTGACCTGCAGGACTTCCATACTCTGGTGGCCTGTGGCGGTTTCTCTTATGGCGACGTGTTGGGCGCCGGCGAAGGCTGGGCGAAGTCGATTCTGTTCAACGACCGCGTGCGTGACGAGTTCGAATCCTTCTTCCACCGTCCACAGACCCTGGCACTGGGCGTATGCAACGGTTGTCAGATGATGTCGAACCTGCGCGATCTGATCCCCGGTGCCGAACATTGGCCGCGTTTCGTACGTAACCTGTCAGACCGTTTTGAGGCCCGCTTCAGCCTGGTGGAAGTGGCGGCCAGTCCGTCGCTGTTCATGCAGGGGATGGCGGGGTCGCGCATGCCGATTGCCGTTTCGCACGGTGAAGGGCATGTCGAAGTGCGCGATGCGGCACATTTGGCAGCCCTGGAGCACCATGGTCTGGTGGCATTGCGCTTTGTCGATAATGCCGGTCAGGTTACGGAAAGCTACCCGGCCAACCCGAACGGTTCGCCGAACGGTATCACCGCCGTCACCAGCGCCAATGGGCGTGCAACGGTAATGATGCCGCATCCGGAGCGCGTGTTCCGTACCGTCAGCAACTCATGGCATCCGGAAGAGTGGGGCGAAGACAGCCCGTGGATGCGCATGTTCCGCAACGCCCGTAAGCAGCTGGGTTAA
- the tadA gene encoding tRNA adenosine(34) deaminase TadA codes for MTEYNDEYWMRQALRLALRAQEEGEVPVGALLVLDNKVIGEGWNRPIGRHDPTAHAEIMALRQGGAVLQNYRLLNATLYVTLEPCVMCAGAMVHSRIRRLVYGAADVKTGAAGSLVDILRHPGMNHQVEILPGVLAEECAATLSNFFRMRREQQKALKQAQRAQADKDPE; via the coding sequence ATGACTGAATATAACGATGAATACTGGATGCGTCAGGCATTGCGGCTGGCCCTGCGTGCGCAGGAAGAAGGAGAGGTGCCGGTCGGGGCGCTACTGGTGCTGGATAATAAGGTGATTGGCGAAGGCTGGAACCGGCCGATTGGCCGCCACGATCCGACCGCACATGCAGAAATCATGGCGCTGCGGCAGGGCGGGGCAGTGTTGCAGAATTACCGTCTGTTGAATGCGACCTTGTACGTGACCCTGGAGCCGTGCGTGATGTGTGCGGGGGCGATGGTGCACAGCCGCATTCGTCGGTTGGTTTACGGCGCCGCCGATGTGAAAACCGGGGCTGCGGGATCGCTGGTGGATATTTTGCGCCATCCCGGCATGAATCATCAGGTGGAGATCCTCCCCGGCGTGCTGGCCGAGGAATGCGCGGCTACCTTGAGCAATTTTTTCCGCATGCGCCGTGAACAGCAAAAGGCGTTGAAGCAAGCGCAACGCGCGCAGGCGGATAAGGACCCGGAATAA
- a CDS encoding DUF2157 domain-containing protein, whose amino-acid sequence MKLSKKNATVVRKALDGWVDEGALTAQQQQQLLQHVEVQPFDWRRLARYAFLAALASLVIAISSLFADGELLYRLGELFRFDAPVRMAIAAVVAALCYVWALRRRRRHPEKRYGNEAALFVAVLFTACALWQMGVWLDNGSGRVSLLLTFAALLYGVIGWFSRSGLVWWFALLSLGNAFGAETGYLSGWGAYWLGMSFPIRFIAFGVVLIAAALLLQPQLACRGLERVSLAMGLLYLFIALWLLSIFGNYGDLDSWYNVRQIELFHWSLLFGLAAVGCIWLGLKRDDAMLRGFGLTFLGINLYTRFFEFFWDAMPKAIFFVVLGLSLWALGHYAEKVWQWGRKPHDQTDD is encoded by the coding sequence ATGAAACTCAGCAAGAAAAACGCCACCGTCGTGCGCAAAGCGCTGGACGGCTGGGTAGATGAAGGCGCGCTGACGGCGCAACAGCAGCAACAACTGCTGCAACACGTTGAGGTACAACCCTTCGACTGGCGACGGCTGGCACGTTATGCGTTTCTCGCCGCGCTGGCTTCGCTGGTGATTGCCATCAGCAGCCTGTTCGCCGACGGTGAATTGCTTTATCGCCTGGGGGAATTGTTCCGCTTCGATGCACCGGTACGTATGGCGATCGCCGCCGTAGTGGCCGCTCTTTGCTATGTCTGGGCGCTGCGACGCCGCCGTCGGCATCCGGAGAAACGCTACGGTAATGAAGCCGCTTTGTTCGTTGCCGTGTTGTTCACCGCCTGTGCCCTGTGGCAAATGGGCGTCTGGCTGGATAACGGCAGCGGCCGGGTCTCGCTGCTGTTGACGTTCGCCGCGCTGCTGTATGGCGTGATTGGCTGGTTCAGTCGCTCCGGGCTGGTATGGTGGTTTGCTCTGCTGTCGCTGGGCAATGCTTTCGGGGCCGAGACCGGTTATCTGTCCGGCTGGGGGGCTTATTGGCTGGGCATGAGCTTCCCGATTCGCTTTATTGCCTTCGGCGTGGTGTTGATCGCCGCGGCGTTGCTGTTGCAACCGCAGCTCGCCTGTCGTGGACTGGAGCGGGTTTCGCTGGCGATGGGCCTGTTGTACCTGTTCATCGCCCTATGGTTGCTGTCGATTTTCGGGAATTATGGCGATCTCGATAGCTGGTATAACGTACGCCAGATTGAACTGTTCCACTGGAGCCTGTTGTTCGGCCTCGCCGCCGTCGGGTGCATCTGGCTGGGGCTGAAACGCGACGATGCCATGCTGCGCGGTTTTGGGCTGACCTTCCTCGGTATTAACCTCTATACCCGTTTCTTCGAATTTTTCTGGGACGCCATGCCCAAGGCGATTTTCTTTGTGGTGCTCGGCCTGAGCCTGTGGGCGCTGGGGCATTACGCGGAAAAAGTCTGGCAATGGGGCCGTAAACCGCACGACCAAACCGATGATTAA
- the mltF gene encoding membrane-bound lytic murein transglycosylase MltF → MKRLKINYILIGVVTLLLALALWPNITWRGGQGGQLEEIKSRGELRISTLNSPLTYFTTKQGPSGLDYELAKRFASYLGVKLVVIPHKNINDLFDDLDDDDADLLAAGLIYNQDRLSRARTGPAYYSVSQQLVYRLGTARPKSFADIKGKLAVASGSAHVSTLKQLKQSKFPDLSWEASSDLTSKELLEQVADGKLDYTLGDSVTIALLQRIHPQLAVAFDVTDEEPVTWYLKRGTDDSLYAAMLDFYSQMVDDGTLARLEEKYLGHVGSFDYVDTKTFLSAIDSVLPTFRSLFEKYASEIDWKLLAAIAYQESHWNPQATSPTGVRGLMMLTRATADGLGVNDRLDPEESIQGGALYLQRLMAKVPDTVPEDERIWFALAAYNMGWGHMLDARKLTKMQKGNPDSWVDVKQRLPMLSQKRYYPQLTYGYARGREAYNYVENIRRYQVSLVGYLQERERKAAQEAAEQAELGKGYPAVAPELALNF, encoded by the coding sequence TTGAAACGCCTTAAAATAAACTACATTCTAATCGGTGTTGTCACCCTGCTTCTGGCGCTCGCCCTGTGGCCCAATATTACCTGGCGCGGCGGCCAGGGCGGGCAACTCGAAGAGATCAAATCCCGCGGAGAGTTGCGTATCAGTACGCTGAACTCGCCGTTAACCTATTTCACCACCAAGCAGGGGCCAAGTGGCCTCGACTACGAACTGGCGAAACGTTTCGCCAGCTATCTGGGGGTGAAACTGGTGGTGATCCCGCATAAGAACATCAACGACCTGTTCGACGATCTGGACGATGACGATGCCGACCTGCTGGCCGCCGGCCTGATCTACAATCAGGATCGCCTCAGCCGTGCCCGCACCGGCCCGGCTTACTATTCCGTTTCCCAGCAGTTGGTTTATCGCCTGGGCACCGCACGCCCCAAAAGCTTTGCCGATATTAAAGGCAAGCTGGCGGTCGCTTCCGGCTCGGCCCACGTCAGCACGCTGAAACAGCTCAAACAAAGTAAGTTCCCGGACCTCAGCTGGGAAGCCTCCAGCGATCTCACCTCAAAAGAGCTGCTGGAGCAGGTCGCCGACGGCAAACTGGATTACACCCTCGGCGACTCCGTGACCATCGCCCTGCTGCAGCGCATCCATCCGCAGCTGGCGGTGGCTTTCGACGTCACCGATGAAGAACCTGTCACCTGGTACCTGAAGCGCGGCACCGACGACAGCCTGTATGCGGCCATGCTGGATTTTTACAGCCAGATGGTGGACGACGGCACGCTGGCGCGGCTGGAAGAGAAGTACCTCGGCCACGTGGGCAGTTTTGATTACGTCGATACCAAAACCTTCCTGTCGGCAATAGACTCGGTACTGCCCACCTTCCGTTCGCTGTTTGAAAAATACGCCAGCGAGATCGACTGGAAGCTGCTGGCCGCCATTGCCTATCAGGAATCGCACTGGAACCCGCAGGCCACTTCACCGACCGGCGTTCGCGGTCTGATGATGCTGACGCGGGCCACCGCCGACGGTCTGGGGGTTAACGATCGCCTGGATCCCGAGGAGAGCATTCAGGGTGGCGCACTCTATTTACAGCGGCTGATGGCCAAGGTGCCCGACACCGTGCCGGAAGATGAGCGTATCTGGTTCGCGCTGGCGGCCTACAACATGGGCTGGGGCCATATGCTCGACGCCCGCAAGCTGACCAAAATGCAAAAAGGCAACCCGGACAGTTGGGTCGACGTCAAACAGCGTCTGCCGATGCTCAGCCAGAAGCGCTACTACCCGCAGTTGACCTACGGCTATGCGCGCGGACGCGAAGCCTATAACTACGTGGAAAACATCCGCCGCTATCAGGTCAGCCTGGTGGGGTATCTGCAAGAAAGGGAAAGAAAGGCGGCACAGGAAGCGGCCGAACAGGCGGAACTGGGGAAAGGCTATCCGGCGGTGGCGCCGGAATTGGCACTTAACTTCTGA
- a CDS encoding sensor histidine kinase translates to MISLKRWRLFPRSLRQLVLMAFLLVLLPLLVLAYQAYQSLDHLSAQAADINRTTLVDARRSEAMTSVALEMERSYRQYCVLVDPTLARLYQNQRKQYSQMLDAHAPILPDERYYQTLRDLLTQLAAIKCQSSGPDPQASTLLESFSRSNAEMVQATRAVVFSRGQQLQQAIAERGQFFGWQALMLFLVSVMLVVLFTRMIIGPVKAVERMINRLGEGRALGSTDAFKGPRELRSLAQRIIWLSERLAWLESQRHEFLRHISHELKTPLASMREGTELLADEVAGPLTSDQKEVVTILDQSSRHLQQLIEQLLDYNRKLADGPAEHENVELTDMVDMVVAAHSLPARAKMLRTEIQLDAEICWAEPTLLMRVLDNLYSNAVHYGKESGNIWIRSRQVGQRVQIDVANSGTPIPEAEKTMIFEPFFQGSHQRKGAVKGSGLGLSIAQDCIRRMRGELQLVEVAGADVCFRIELPLTAENE, encoded by the coding sequence ATGATTTCGTTGAAAAGATGGCGTTTATTTCCCCGTTCGCTACGTCAACTGGTGTTGATGGCGTTCTTGCTGGTGCTGTTGCCGCTGCTGGTGCTGGCCTATCAGGCTTACCAGAGTCTGGATCACCTCAGCGCCCAAGCGGCGGACATCAACCGCACTACGTTGGTGGATGCACGACGCAGCGAGGCGATGACCAGCGTGGCGTTGGAAATGGAGCGCAGCTACCGCCAATATTGCGTGCTGGTGGATCCCACACTGGCGCGCCTCTATCAGAATCAGCGCAAACAGTATTCGCAAATGCTGGATGCCCATGCCCCGATCCTGCCGGATGAACGCTATTATCAAACCTTGCGCGATCTGTTGACCCAGTTGGCAGCGATTAAATGCCAAAGCAGCGGTCCGGATCCGCAGGCTTCCACGCTGTTAGAATCGTTTTCACGCTCCAATGCCGAGATGGTACAGGCCACGCGTGCCGTGGTGTTTTCACGCGGCCAGCAGCTACAGCAGGCGATTGCCGAGCGCGGTCAGTTCTTCGGCTGGCAGGCGCTGATGCTGTTTCTGGTCAGCGTGATGCTGGTGGTGTTGTTCACCCGAATGATCATCGGGCCGGTCAAAGCGGTAGAGAGGATGATCAACCGTTTGGGTGAAGGGCGAGCGCTGGGCAGCACCGACGCCTTTAAAGGTCCCCGTGAATTGCGTTCGCTGGCGCAGCGCATTATTTGGCTGAGCGAGCGCCTGGCGTGGCTGGAGTCGCAGCGCCATGAGTTCTTGCGCCATATCTCGCATGAATTGAAAACGCCGCTGGCCAGCATGCGTGAAGGCACCGAACTGCTGGCGGATGAAGTGGCAGGGCCGCTGACCTCCGATCAAAAAGAGGTGGTGACGATCCTCGATCAAAGCAGCCGACACCTGCAGCAACTGATTGAACAACTGCTGGATTACAACCGCAAACTGGCCGATGGCCCGGCGGAACATGAAAATGTCGAGTTGACCGACATGGTCGATATGGTCGTGGCTGCGCACAGTTTGCCGGCCCGGGCGAAAATGCTTCGCACCGAGATCCAACTGGATGCGGAAATATGCTGGGCAGAGCCTACGCTATTAATGCGCGTGCTGGATAATCTCTACTCCAATGCGGTGCACTACGGCAAGGAATCCGGTAACATTTGGATCCGCAGCCGTCAGGTTGGGCAACGGGTGCAGATTGATGTCGCCAACAGCGGCACACCGATCCCCGAAGCCGAGAAAACCATGATTTTCGAGCCTTTTTTCCAGGGTAGTCACCAGCGAAAAGGGGCGGTAAAAGGAAGCGGTCTGGGGCTGAGCATCGCGCAGGATTGTATCCGCCGGATGCGCGGTGAGCTGCAGCTGGTTGAAGTCGCCGGCGCAGACGTCTGCTTCCGTATTGAATTGCCATTAACCGCCGAGAATGAATAA
- the qseG gene encoding two-component system QseEF-associated lipoprotein QseG: MYTWSKRLRLTQTERSPRATLGTPLGKRRFSFLGSVLFMPFLLAGCVDRAVSGGLNQPQQEAIPDTKVVDYRIAACDTLWPLDDKDALNNSLYWLRAMDCADRIGSTQARALAKTVPGNSWDGIFKQSILLGSAEPTSGERRQIIDRLNSYRLEFPSSLRPLLQLWRQQQVLQITLFDEKARYQHLQESTDSQIDQLRQSQVRLQAQLQDTSRKLENLTDIERQLSSRKQLQSEIPDNSGTQPKTDATGKKVAPAKAEESDAEPEKGTALPIEPEDTYAPPPANKESHAQ; this comes from the coding sequence ATGTACACATGGTCTAAACGCCTTCGTCTTACGCAGACCGAACGTTCACCGCGTGCCACACTGGGCACGCCGCTCGGCAAGCGTCGATTTTCTTTTTTAGGCAGCGTGCTTTTTATGCCGTTTCTGCTGGCTGGCTGTGTCGATCGTGCGGTCAGCGGGGGTCTGAATCAACCCCAGCAGGAAGCGATCCCGGATACCAAAGTGGTGGATTACCGCATTGCGGCCTGTGACACCCTGTGGCCGCTGGATGATAAAGACGCGCTGAATAACTCACTTTACTGGCTGCGTGCTATGGACTGTGCCGATCGTATCGGTTCAACCCAGGCGCGTGCGCTGGCAAAAACCGTGCCCGGCAACAGCTGGGACGGCATCTTCAAACAGAGCATTTTGCTGGGCAGCGCCGAACCGACTTCGGGCGAGCGCCGTCAGATTATCGATCGCCTGAACAGTTATCGCCTTGAGTTCCCAAGCTCGCTGCGCCCGCTGTTGCAGCTGTGGCGTCAGCAGCAGGTGCTGCAAATCACCCTGTTTGATGAAAAGGCACGTTATCAGCATCTGCAGGAAAGCACCGACAGCCAGATAGATCAGCTGCGCCAGAGCCAGGTTCGCCTGCAAGCGCAGTTGCAGGACACGTCACGCAAGCTGGAAAACCTGACCGATATCGAACGTCAGCTCTCTTCGCGCAAGCAGCTGCAAAGTGAAATCCCGGATAACAGCGGGACACAGCCAAAAACCGACGCAACGGGCAAGAAAGTGGCGCCGGCCAAGGCCGAAGAATCGGACGCCGAGCCGGAAAAGGGCACCGCCCTGCCGATCGAGCCGGAAGATACTTACGCGCCGCCCCCCGCTAATAAGGAGTCTCACGCGCAATGA
- the glrR gene encoding two-component system response regulator GlrR, producing the protein MTARKPANLLLVDDDPSLLKLLGMRLTSEGFHVTTAESGQEALRLLGREKIDLVISDLRMDEMDGMALFAEIQKHQPGMPVIILTAHGSIPDAVAATQQGVFSFLTKPVDRDALYKAIDEALSQSLPAGDDSWREDIVTRSPIMLRLLEQAKMVAQSDVSVLINGHSGTGKEVLAQAIHGASPRGKKAFIAINCGALPEQLLESELFGHAKGAFTGAVSSREGLFQAAAGGTLFLDEIGDMPLSLQVKLLRVLQERKVRPLGSNRDLDIDVRIISATHRDLQKAMAKNEFREDLYYRLNVVNLKIPALNERAEDIPLLANHLLRESAKRHKPFVRSFSSDAMKRLMTASWPGNVRQLVNVIEQCVALTSAPVISEALVEQALEGENTALPTFVEARNQFELHYLRKLLQITKGNVTQAARMAGRNRTEFYKLLSRHELDANDFKE; encoded by the coding sequence ATGACAGCACGCAAACCGGCCAATTTGTTATTGGTTGACGACGATCCCAGCCTGCTCAAGCTGTTGGGCATGCGCCTGACCAGCGAAGGGTTTCATGTCACCACCGCCGAAAGCGGCCAGGAAGCGCTGCGCCTGTTAGGGCGCGAGAAAATTGATCTGGTGATCAGCGATCTGCGGATGGATGAAATGGACGGCATGGCGCTGTTCGCCGAGATCCAAAAGCACCAGCCGGGCATGCCGGTGATCATTCTGACTGCCCACGGTTCGATCCCGGATGCGGTGGCGGCCACTCAGCAAGGGGTATTCAGCTTCCTGACCAAACCGGTGGACCGCGATGCGCTGTACAAGGCTATCGACGAAGCGCTGTCGCAGTCATTGCCGGCCGGTGACGACAGCTGGCGTGAAGATATCGTCACCCGCAGTCCTATCATGCTGCGCCTGCTGGAGCAGGCGAAAATGGTGGCGCAGTCGGACGTCAGCGTCTTGATCAACGGCCATAGCGGTACCGGTAAAGAAGTGTTGGCGCAGGCTATCCACGGTGCCAGCCCGCGCGGCAAGAAGGCGTTTATCGCCATTAACTGCGGTGCGTTGCCGGAACAACTGCTGGAGTCGGAGCTGTTCGGTCATGCCAAAGGGGCGTTTACCGGCGCGGTCAGCAGCCGTGAAGGGCTGTTCCAGGCCGCTGCGGGCGGGACGCTGTTCCTCGACGAGATTGGCGATATGCCGCTTTCGCTGCAGGTGAAGCTGCTGCGCGTACTGCAGGAGCGCAAGGTACGCCCGCTGGGCAGTAACCGCGATCTGGACATCGACGTACGCATTATCTCCGCCACCCACCGCGATCTGCAAAAGGCGATGGCGAAAAACGAATTCCGCGAGGATCTGTACTACCGCCTCAACGTGGTGAACCTGAAGATCCCGGCGCTGAACGAGCGGGCCGAGGATATTCCGCTGCTGGCCAATCATCTGCTGCGCGAATCCGCCAAGCGTCATAAGCCGTTTGTCCGCAGCTTCTCTTCGGACGCCATGAAACGCCTGATGACCGCCAGCTGGCCGGGCAACGTGCGCCAACTGGTAAACGTGATCGAGCAGTGCGTGGCCCTGACCTCAGCGCCGGTGATCAGCGAAGCGTTGGTAGAGCAGGCGTTGGAAGGGGAAAACACCGCCTTGCCGACTTTTGTCGAGGCGCGTAATCAGTTTGAATTGCACTATTTACGCAAGCTGTTGCAGATCACCAAGGGTAACGTCACCCAGGCCGCGCGCATGGCGGGCCGTAACCGTACCGAGTTTTATAAATTGCTGTCGCGCCATGAACTGGACGCCAACGATTTTAAAGAATGA